In the genome of Fusarium poae strain DAOMC 252244 chromosome 1, whole genome shotgun sequence, the window TGCGTTTTTATCTTCCCCGCCTCTGGCCTGAGGCCCCTCGTCTTCCGCCCTTTTTGTGCTCATGCACCAACCACTACACCCATTTCGACATTTgcgtgttttttttttttttcaaaaGGAAAAAATGCAGTGTACCTTTAATCATTTAGTATCAAGGCTGACCGGGTTCATTTTCAATCTACAGGAAGGGTGACTACCACCGTTACCTTGCTGAGTTCGCCTCTGGTGAGAAGCGCAAGGGTGCTGCCACCGCTGCCCACGATGCTTACAAGGTAAGGCTAAATCCCCCCACCACAGTCACATGCCGCAAGATCCGGGCCCCTGGTGCCCCTCGCTGACAGTTGTGCCCAACCACAGAGCGCCACCGATGTTGCTCAGACTGAGCTCACTCCTACTCACCCCATCCGTCTGGGTCTTGCTCTCAACTTCTCCGTCTTCTACTACGAGATCTTGAACTCCCCCGACCGTGCTTGCCACCTCGCGAAGCAGGCCTTCGACGATGCTATTGCCGAGCTCGACTCCCTGTCTGAGGAGTCTTACCGTGACAGCACCCTCATCATGCAGCTTCTCCGCGACAACCTTACCCTCTGGACTTCTTCCGACAGCGCTGAGGGCGAGGCTGCCGGTGCTGCTGATGCtcccaagaaggaggagggcGAGGCTGCCAAGCCCGCCGAGGAGCCTGCTGAGGAGactgctcctgctcctgcttcCTAAATCTATCAATAATCCCCCTCGATACCACATTCGTCTCGGCATATAGGAACCGAGATGTATTCTCGCCCCGGTTACACTTGTCTGCCCCTGGACACACGGATAGCTGGGACTGTCTTGGGCGGGCTGGATGATAGTACGaggcttcttctttttgcgcGGTGCGTTGCTTTTTTCACGGCGATGGAGAGGGAGGAATGGATCAATAAGGGTCTGGTTCTGGtaaagggaaagggaaagtGTTGCGGCGTGGAATCtttcgtctcgtctcgttcGTCGGACTCTTGAAAAAAAATCGACCGCCAACCTCTGATGATGACGGCtcttgttttttttcttttttacctGGCAGATAAATCGCAAAGTTTCCCCCCTTTCACCTTTTGTCCTTGGGCCTATCTCTGGTTAGCATTTGTGTATCTCTCTCACTCCCCGTCTTGTTGTTCATTAAGAAAGTGGACAGGGCATAGCCCATCCCGATGGATCGCCACGAAGAAGGCTTTCTCATGTTTACGCCTTTTTGTCCCTTGTTCCATGTCGTTTATGTCTTTTTGTTCCTGTCTATCAGTCCCTTATCAGACCATACCCTGGTGAAAGAAGACGGAAGAGATGAATTGTTTTCCATtaccttttttttataaaaaaaaagaccacTTTCCACTAAAGTTACCTCctcacttttttttttgctcaCAGGTACCGAGAAGCGAGGCTGTTACCCTATCTCATTTCGCTTCTTTCGTCCCGAAGCCTTTCTCAAGGTTCTGTCCTGGTGTCGTTTGCCCCGAGAGACGTTTTCTTGATACATTGGCCGTTGTTATCCAGTTCCGTCCTCTGATGTGTCTGGATCCGACTGGCTGGCGCTTGTGGAAGCGACATGTCTCATGGCATAATCGTTGCATGTCACTCGTACCCAAGATTAGAAAGATCAGTTGCATATGTGTGCTTGCGTATGCGCACGAAACTGCCTGTTAAGGACATCAATTAATGaagaataaatactatatcaTGACACATGTCGACATATCCCCGGCTTCCctattaagaaatattacTGGTGCCGGGGCTTTCGTGAATAAAGAGAGACACATTCGTCATAGCGAGTGGTGTGATAATCAACCAGTGCGTCACCGTTCTTCGGTTTCGCGGTTGAGTAATCTTGCTGCCCGTGCCAGTCTTTCTTGCTTCTCTCTTAAGCCATTTCCTCGCTCGCTATCCCTCTCCAATATGCCGCCCTCCTCATCCATGTCGCCGCCTCTAGGCTCCCTTGTCTCCATCCCACGGTACATAGCCGTGCGACCATCAGGGGGTAGCTCGGCAGCAGCGGCAGCCATGTTGACAGCAGCGCGTCTCTTGGGCCCAAAGCGCCAGCTGATGCGTTTCCACAGGCTTCGTGGTCTAGATCCAGCTGGTGATGGGGGCGTGGCGAAAGAAGTATCCGGGTCGGGATCTGGTGTCGCGGCggaagatgatgacagaGACGACGATAGAGACGGGGCCGTGGGGAGGTGGAGAGCAGAAGCGACTTCGGTTCGCCAGATATGGATGCGCTCTTGCTTTGCCGGAGGCATAAGGGGGTTGACCTTGATCCGGGGATCCGTGATGCCACCCATGGTTGATTATGAGTTTGTTCAAACTTGTAATAAAGTGTCGATGTTTCTCAGTAGGGCGAAAACTtctcttttgtctttgtcgttTGTAGAAATAGGCGGCTGGTCAGAAGAAGCCGGATTATGACGCTGTATGTGGTATCGTGTATTATGAGTCCGAGGCTAGCTGGATGGAGCTTTGATGTTGGTATTTGATTGTTTGCTTTCTGTGCTTCTTGTTCACTTCTCGCGAAGATGTAAAATTGGCGACCAAAATCCCAATTCCGGTTTTCACATGGACATGGCAGTGTTTTGTTTGCCGTCGTCGAGCAAATTCATCCGTGTACGCCAATGACTCGTGTAATCTGTGAAGGAAGCACACTAAGATGATTGAGTCCAAGCGTTTTGTTTCTCGCCGATTTATATCTTGAAGAAACGTAGCCAAGGAGAAAGTGTTGGCCGAAAAGAGCCTGGGGGACAAGATACCAGAAACAGACAAGagggagaagagaaaagaaaagaaaagaggagTTAAGTGGATGATGGTTCCTTGTTGAAGAAAAGGACTTAAAAGGGAGAAATTGCGATCAAGGTTTAAGGCAAAAACAAGGTAGGTAAACTCAGGTAGGAGGTAGGAACGATTTTCTTGGTTCGAGAGTGGTTGGAATGGGAAGCTAATGGGACCACGGACCGGGGACGATCTCTCTTGGAAGGCGGGTTCTTGAGCGCGGGCCAGAAGCGAACGAACGATATGATAGTGGAGTTTCGGTATAGTTAcgtaggtacctatgtagAAGAAGGGGGGACAAAGTAGTTATTGATTCGTGATGTTTTCCTGGTAACAATTGTTTATTTCAACAGGGTAAGTAAGAGGAGCTGTATTCGATGTGGAGAGAGTAGGAGTAGGAGGGAAGGCGAGGGGGGAGAAGTGAATGAAAAAGGACGACAAGCAAGGGTGTGATGTGATTGATAAAGTGATCAACATTGGTCTAGATCCCTCAGGGTCAAGGTCTCGTGCTCAACGACAGGGTATGGTACCTTAGTGCCTACATAGAAAAAGAACTCTCTTCTCAAGTATCCGTATTTCAGCAGCCAACTTAATGCATGCAATGCGCACTCTCAGCACATGCATAACACAAAAAAAGGCTCTTCACCCCCATTGAAACCTAATGTGTGGATATCGGCAACATCCATATGATCAAAACGTTGAAGCTTGTTGCTAAACAAACCTAGCGCTGCCTTTCGGTTCAGCCCAGGCTTAGTCTGAACTGTATCGGCCAAGAATCTGGACTAGCAGTAACGAGACCGCCATTCAAGAGTCAACAGAGTGAATATCTTAAACCGAATAGTCAGACATATATTATAGCGGCGGCAAAACCCCCAGAATTTTGCACGCAAATTAATTCGGGATTTTGAGTCAACGATTAATTGTTTGATTGCGGGGCAAAACAAGGTCATATGGCCAGAGCTGTTCCAAAATCCCTCCATCTCGCCTCTACAGGGTAACAGTAGTCTCACATATCTCAACTTTTTTGTCCTGGTGGCGGCGTGTCACCCGACCGACGTACAGTCCTCTCATCAGCGTACCAGAAACGTTAGCCGCCAGAAGCACAAGATACGAAATTAGCAGtccagtttatgctacttagactatacttcttaggctatttatttctgtAACCTAAAACCTAAAGGTCagcttttctgctacccactagcctCTTAAATGGGATCGAATAAATTGGTTGCATCTTGGCGATCGAAATGACTCTAATAAGTTGACATACCGCCAACGAAATGCTGGGCGCTCAGAACTTTGCGTGACCGACTCATGGCTTCACAAAAAGTGGTCACACTGATTCAGTTGTTGGTTCACATGTCCTGAAACAAATCCAACATGAACACCATCAACCAATGAAGGAAACGTCAAGACAACAGTTAGAATTGTACCAATAGTCATGTTCCAATGCAAGACGGACAGAGAGGCCTATCTAACATCAAAGCCCACCAAAACAGTAAAACCAGCCCCAAACGCCTACGCATCCAAATGCCAACTGCTGGTAATGCTATTCAAATTGTTAAGCTCTTGTGCTTGGCTTCAAGGTCTCCCACCCTACATCCTGACTTTCGTCCAGTGAACCTAACAAATCAACCGACCCTTGCTCTCGGTGTTGACTTGATTGTGATAACTGCGGCTTGGGCTGCACCGGCGGCGCGGGTCGGCGCGATGGCACCCCACCGAACGGGGTTGATAAGTTTGGGTTCGTTCCGTTCATCCCTTGCTTCGGCAGACCTACAGGTTTCCTTGCAGCAACTCCGAGACTCTGtggctgaaagcctgccataGGACCCCCAGTTTGAGCCCTTGATGGCAAAGGTGGTCTAAAGTCTTCGTCCATGATGCTGTGACTTATGCCTGGGCTCGAGCTGGGTGACGTTGTTAAATGGGCCGGTTTCTTTGCTACTGGAGGTGCTGGTTTGCCACCCTTGCTATTCTGTGAGTATTGAGAAGCGTGCGAGGCTGCTGACGCTGACCTCagaggtggtggtgttggctGCGGCTGCGGCTGCGTCTGCACTCTATTAAGACCAAACCCGGTGCTCGGTGCCATGCCCGATGTTCCTCGTCGAGGGGGCGGGGGCGGAGGCGGCGTCTCTACGTGGCCCATGGGAGTTTGGTCGTCCATAAGGTTGATACGTCCCACCTTGGCTGGTAATGCTGATGGATCATACGGTGGAGGCAGTTTCCGAGGTTGGATGCTTGAAGCTGATGCCATGGAGTTGGGCAAGCTGACCTTCTCGAATGGCGAGCTTGACATACTGGATAATGATGCCTTGGAGGATGACCTCGGGATGGAGATCCAGTCTGGCTCATCCGTGAGACCAAATGGATTCGAGGGACGATTGGGATTGAGCCCGACGGCCTGGTTATTCCTGGGCTTGGGCACAGGCACCGCGGCTCGAGCAGGCTGTTTGTTATCGAGCCACCATTTTTGACGATCTGAACTCGCAGGAGGCAGCCCAGGCTCGATAGAATCATAGCCAATAAGATCCTCATCGTCGCTGTCATCACCAGTGCCGAGATGAGCCGTTGCGTCCCCAACATCAGCCTTTCGACGTTGGTACAGCTCTCTACTGATTGTTTCACGTAATCGTTCGTCGACAATGCTCACTCTGCACTCAAACGCAGCATGGACGGGCCGATGATCAGAAAATTTGAGAGGTGCCGAATTGTAGAGCAATTGTCTGAGGTTAGACCCCTTCCGGAGGATACGATCCGTCCAGGCAGGAATGCGAGCCTTCTCACTATATCTCAGTCAGTATATGTCCATGCAAGGATACATGGATCACGCGAGACACATACGAAGTATCGTAGTTGTCAGTTCCAATATCGAACTTGTACGTGGGTGGGAACGTAATTCGAGCTTCAGAATAAAATGGGAATGACAGCCCAGCTACCATCTGAAGATTGAGCTGGTCGTTTTCATACAGTGTCTCAAAGTCACGTTTCTTCACGAGAGCTCGTGCAGTCTCTGAATTGAGGCCAATACGATAGTTGAAGTCACCCAGCCATATCACAGCGTCTGTTCATGTTAGCGTAACCGCACGATGCAGTGGAAGGGGCGGTAAAGAAAGGGCGCTCACCATGGTCATCAATTCCACGATTCCTCTGGAAACGCAAACCGTGATGAATCGTGGCGTAATCACGGTTGCGTTCGTCGTAGTTGGAAAATCCAGCGGCCAAATGTGCCGTAACAAAACAGATATGAGTGTTGGCATAGTCAAACCGAATTGCCACCGCACCTTTGTTTCCAGCCATGCCCGACATACCCGTCTTCTTTACGCTGCCCTCGACGTTCTTAATGCTGGCTAGACTAGGCGTCTTGACAAAGATGCATAGTGCTGCTCCGACAAGCTGCCCACTTCGCAGCAACACATATCTCTCGCCTCCTAATCGCTTCTGTCGCTCGTTGAGGTTATGCTTTACAGCCTGTTCCCATAGGTTTTTCCGTGATGGATCACTGTTCATAATCTGCTGAGGACTGAGCTCGACGATCTCCTGGAATCCGACCACAAAGATATCTGGCTGAGCGTTACCTAGGGTTTCTGGGAATAGCCAAGGACcaagatcatcatcaacgcctTCAGTGCGCCCATTGAGATTGAAAGTGCCAACCCATATGGTGATACTGTTGTAAGAAGTGAATTCACCACTCCTCTTGGCTAGCTCCGATGAGACGAAGTCGCTGATAGGATCAAACAGAAGAACCGGTGCTTGCCCAACAAGACGACCCAAAAGCATGTCAATAGTGATCTGGCGGGAGGGGTCGAGGAAGTTGTTGTGGTATATACGCTGCACGGATTTGCGCACGTCAGCGACAGCTCCAGCGAGTGACATTTTGCCGTGGCGTGTAAAGGATGACTTGAGAGCGCCTGTTCCGGCGTAGGTTTTGGACAAGGAATCTCCATTGTCTGCCCAGAGACTAGAATGTCTCATCCAGAAGTCGGACGCAGCATATTCTCCCCGGTGCCCTAGGAAAGCCTCAACCGCCATTTGTGAAATCATTGTCTGTATGAGATTGGTTCGATCGAGACAGTCAAGACAGTTGGTTCGGAAAACACCCTCCTGTTGAAGCACAACCACCATACGCGCATGCCCAGAGCCGTCTTGATCATAGCTTGGCTCATTTGTCTCCTCTGCAAGGAAGTATGCAAACCCATCAGTAGAATTCTCAATGTATCGGCGAATATCCCGAGCGGCTTCGTATCCGGCAGGTCCTTTTGTCTCGGCATGAAAATCGTAATTTGTCTCTCGCAGGAGGGCATGGTCAGAAGATCCATCCTGTCCTGCACGGCTTAAAGGGCAATGTCTGATGCCATTATGGTAAAGGTTACTGAGCTCGACCTCACCTGGCTTGGTCTCACTAAGAAGGTTAATGACATGAACTGCTCCATAGGATTGCTCAAGCTCCTCAAAATGTTTGTTGAAAGCAGGCTGAGTCCCATCGGGAGATCTGGTAACTGTGATCTTCTGGCGACCTGGGATAAGGTCGGCCGCCTGTTCCCAAAACACTGGGACCGACCCGCGCACTTGAGCATACGAAAACATTGTCCCTGCTGGACTCCAGAAAGTGGTTTCAGTTTCAACGAAGTTTGCTACGTGCCCATCATCGTCGATACCTCGGGAATTGAAGCGCGTTCCAGCTCTGCGACAAGATAGTCGGGAGATGAGAGTCATGAAAGAGGGCATCCCCGATTTGACGTTCTTCAGGGGTGAAGAGTTCAATGGGATAGTCATTGTTTTACAAAATCCACGGATGGCTGAAGTAAGTATCCGTGATGAATCGAGAGACGCTCGTTCGTGTGGCATAAGTCGAGAACGAAATTGCACAAGGGGGCTGATCATGAATGAGTTCCAGAGGAACCCATCATCGAAATTGTCAATCTCAAAGGAGTTAGAATTGATTGGCCTGCTGTTCGTCAGTAGGGTTCTATTGGAAGCGTGATAGCAACGAACCTATCTTGGAGTCGGTTTGTCAGATCAAAATCTGTACTGTAGTAAAAGGTTCCATTGCTCAGTAGATTGCGCAACTCGTGGCAAGGATGCTCCATGGCAACTTCCCTTCGACCAAGGCCTTGACCATAAGGACCGGACTGTACCGATGCAGTATCTGAAAACTCGGGATCG includes:
- a CDS encoding hypothetical protein (BUSCO:2150at5125) — encoded protein: MEHSSPAWSSQAPSPEKSCELYIRDYPHRSIAIVSSSHTLIFRYTTSTSEAIANGSLTSLAAITRPRGNVSETVVSKCMVEFAPVSKTLLQDYRRLTHRPIYGTLGLITVNSEVFLSIITHATRAATLRPGETVERIGGVAFYCLSSADYDDVVPLESLDPEFSDTASVQSGPYGQGLGRREVAMEHPCHELRNLLSNGTFYYSTDFDLTNRLQDRPINSNSFEIDNFDDGFLWNSFMISPLVQFRSRLMPHERASLDSSRILTSAIRGFCKTMTIPLNSSPLKNVKSGMPSFMTLISRLSCRRAGTRFNSRGIDDDGHVANFVETETTFWSPAGTMFSYAQVRGSVPVFWEQAADLIPGRQKITVTRSPDGTQPAFNKHFEELEQSYGAVHVINLLSETKPGEVELSNLYHNGIRHCPLSRAGQDGSSDHALLRETNYDFHAETKGPAGYEAARDIRRYIENSTDGFAYFLAEETNEPSYDQDGSGHARMVVVLQQEGVFRTNCLDCLDRTNLIQTMISQMAVEAFLGHRGEYAASDFWMRHSSLWADNGDSLSKTYAGTGALKSSFTRHGKMSLAGAVADVRKSVQRIYHNNFLDPSRQITIDMLLGRLVGQAPVLLFDPISDFVSSELAKRSGEFTSYNSITIWVGTFNLNGRTEGVDDDLGPWLFPETLGNAQPDIFVVGFQEIVELSPQQIMNSDPSRKNLWEQAVKHNLNERQKRLGGERYVLLRSGQLVGAALCIFVKTPSLASIKNVEGSVKKTGMSGMAGNKGAVAIRFDYANTHICFVTAHLAAGFSNYDERNRDYATIHHGLRFQRNRGIDDHDAVIWLGDFNYRIGLNSETARALVKKRDFETLYENDQLNLQMVAGLSFPFYSEARITFPPTYKFDIGTDNYDTSEKARIPAWTDRILRKGSNLRQLLYNSAPLKFSDHRPVHAAFECRVSIVDERLRETISRELYQRRKADVGDATAHLGTGDDSDDEDLIGYDSIEPGLPPASSDRQKWWLDNKQPARAAVPVPKPRNNQAVGLNPNRPSNPFGLTDEPDWISIPRSSSKASLSSMSSSPFEKVSLPNSMASASSIQPRKLPPPYDPSALPAKVGRINLMDDQTPMGHVETPPPPPPPRRGTSGMAPSTGFGLNRVQTQPQPQPTPPPLRSASAASHASQYSQNSKGGKPAPPVAKKPAHLTTSPSSSPGISHSIMDEDFRPPLPSRAQTGGPMAGFQPQSLGVAARKPVGLPKQGMNGTNPNLSTPFGGVPSRRPAPPVQPKPQLSQSSQHREQGSVDLLGSLDESQDVGWETLKPSTRA